In the Mytilus trossulus isolate FHL-02 chromosome 1, PNRI_Mtr1.1.1.hap1, whole genome shotgun sequence genome, one interval contains:
- the LOC134693548 gene encoding mitochondrial enolase superfamily member 1-like yields the protein MSLPTKITDLIVKDIRFPTSLEKDGSDAMHTAPDYSCAYVILKTDSKLQGNGNTFLNGRGTQIVCCAIEAFRKLVVGQKLADIFGNFGKYWQSLCSEDQIRWLGPEKGVTHLATAAIINALWDLWAKMEEKPLWKLIVDMEPEELVSVIDFRYMDDALTKAEALELLRSRQAGKADREAELKSKGFPAYTTSCGWLFYPDDKIRKLAGEAISKGMERFKMKVGADVDDDIRRAKIFRETIGYDRLWMVDANQKWEVQESIDWMKKLAPYKPLWIEEPTNPDDIMGHAAIAEGLKSVGIAVATGEHCHNRVMFKQFLKAKAMQYCQIDACRLGGVNECLAVILMAAKYNIPVCPHAGGIGLCELVQHLSIFDFISASCSLENRMIEFADHLHEHMEAPVKIKNGNYVVPTVPGYLVGIKEGTIKQFEYPMGSEWQRMFADGTFEPDV from the exons atgaGCTTGCCAACTAAGATAACTGATTTAATTGTGAAAGACATTCGATTTCCAACTTCATTAGAGAAAGATGGCTCTGATGCAATG CATACAGCACCAGATTATTCATGTGCATATGTCATTTTGAAAACAGACTCAAAGTTACAAGGAAATGGAAATACATTTCTTAATGGTAGAGGAACACAAATAG tgtGTTGTGCAATTGAAGCCTTTAGGAAGCTTGTGGTTGGACAGAAATTAGCTGATATTTTCGGAAATTTCGGAAAATACTGGCAGTCCTTATGCAGTGAAGACCAAATTAGATGG TTAGGACCTGAAAAGGGTGTAACACATCTAGCTACAGCAGCCATTATAAATGCATTATGGGACTTATGGGCTAAAATGGAAGAAAAG CCACTGTGGAAACTAATAGTTGATATG gaACCAGAGGAACTTGTTTCTGTAATTGATTTCAGATACAT GGATGATGCATTAACAAAAGCAGAAGCCTTAG AACTTCTTAGATCAAGACAAGCTGGTAAAGCTGACAGAG AGGCTGAGCTAAAAAGTAAAGGGTTTCCAGCGTACACAACATCATGTGGTTGGTTGTTTTACCCAGATGATAAAATCAGGAAG tTGGCAGGTGAAGCAATCAGTAAAGGGATGGAAAG atttaaaatgaaAGTTGGGGCAGATGTTGACGATGATATTAGAAGGGCAAAAATCTTCAGAGAAACAATTGGTTATGATAGATTATGG ATGGTGGATGCCAATCAGAAATGGGAGGTCCAGGAATCTATTGATTGGATGAAAAAGTTAGCCCCATATAAACCATTGTGGATTGAGGAACCCACCAATCCTGATGATATTATGGGCCATGCTGCTATTGCTGAG GGTTTGAAATCTGTTGGTATTGCCGTAGCAACGGGAGAACATTGTCACAACAGAGTAATGTTTAAACAATTTCTGAAGGCCAAGGCCATGCAGTATTGTCAGATTGATGCCTGTAGATTGGGTGGAGTCAATGAATGTTTGGCAGTCATTCTAATGGCAGCAAAATATAACA TTCCAGTTTGTCCCCATGCTGGTGGTATAGGTCTATGTGAACTTGTACAACATTTGTCCATATTTGACTTCATATCAGCTAGTTGTTCTTTAGAAAATAG AATGATAGAATTTGCTGATCACTTACATGAGCATATGGAAGCAcctgtcaaaatcaaaaatggAAATTATGTAGTTCCTACA